ACGGGTTTGCATGACGTCCTTCGTAGATTCGTCGTTGGATGCGCTTCTTGCGCTGCCGAGTGCATCGGGTGCCGGGTTTGCGAGACGTCCTTTGCAGGTCCGTCGTTGGATGCGTTTCTGGCGCGGCCGACTGCATCCGGTGACGGGTTTGCGGGACACTCTCGGCAGAGTCGTCGCCCGATGTACTCGCGATGCCGCGGCGTGCATCCGGTGCCGGGCTTGCGGGACGTCCTTCGTAGAGTCGTCGCTGGATGCGATGCTCCCGCCGCGGTGTGCATCCGGTGCCGGGTTTGCGGGACGCGTTCGGCAGAGTCGTCGTTAGATGTAGTTCCGCAACGCGCTCAGGATGCGGCGCCCGGGCGATTCCACAACGCCGGCCAATCGTAGCCCAGCTGGCGAGTCAAATTCCGCACCACCGGCAACGAGATGCCGATCACCGTCGAGGGGTCGCCCGAGATCCGCTCGATGAATGCGCCACCGAGCGAGTCGATCGTGAACGCGCCCGCGACCCAGAGCGGCTCACCCGACGAAATGTACTGCTCAATCTCGTAGTCGCTCAGGTCATCGACGAACGTAACCTCCGCCGACTTCACCGCACCCACGCCCTCGTCCGCGGCGACGTGACCCGACGCATCCACGGTGCGATCGACGAGCCAGTGCCCCGACCACAGCGTGCCAGTACGGCCGCGTTGCATTTCCCAACGCTCGCGGGCGACTTCGGGGGAGCCAGGCTTGCCGTAAATCTCGCCGTCGATCTCGAACATCGAATCGCCGCCGAGCACGAGGCCGTCGTGCGCATCCCGCTCTTCGCCATCGGCGACGGCGAGCGCCTTCGCTCGTGCGAGCGTCAGCACCGTCTCTGCCGGTGTCAACGGGCCGTTCGAGGCGAGGACCGCATCCTCGTCGACCGACGATGGGCGGACCACGGGCTCAATGCCGGCGTTGCGAAGCACGTCGAGGCGGGCGGGGGACGTCGAGGCGAGGATGAGACGCATGGTGACCAGAATATGCCTCCCCGCTTGCAAGCGAATACGATTGCCGACAAGACCATTCGAACTCGGAGCTTCAGGGAGCCACATGTCTGACGCGCCGCGTCGCTTACGCCTGGGAATGCTGGTCTTGACCCCATTTCTGATCTTCGCGCTGGTGCTTGGGATGGTTGCCGCGCGGCCAACGCTGAGCCCCGGCCAGCTTGTGCTCGTTACTTGGATCGGGGCGTTCCTGCTCGGCGGGTGGCTGTTCATTCTTCGGGAGTATCTCCCGGGCCGCGCCCGGGAGCAGTTTCGACGCATCAGCCTCGTGATCATTACCTTGGCCCTCGTCGGGGTTGGCATCGGGACGATATGGTTCGGCGTCGAGTCGCTCGTGAACGGTGAGGATGCGCTGAGGTCGTTGCTGATGATCGGCGCCGGAATCGTCGTGATCGGCTTGGGCGGCATGCTGGTGTTTCGGAAGGGCGTGGGAACTTTTCGCGACCGAGGTGACTAGATCCGGATCCGTGACGTTCAAGATTCCCCGCGCCGCCGACCGCGTGCAGCAACTCTGGCGGGCCGCCCAACCCGAAACGGAGCACTAATGCGTGAAGCAATACGAAAGCTCGGACCTCGCGGAATCCTCGCAGTTGTCCTGATCCCGCCCGCCTTCATTGCGCTCGTCATCGGCATCGTGGTTTCGGCGAGCGAGTTTTCACTCTGGCAGTGGCTGGCACTTCCCGGCGCGGTGCTCATCCTTGCCGGAGGCTTCGCTGCCATCATCTCGCTCATCGTCGCCCCGGCCCGGCAAGTACCGCTCGCGGTCGCCGGTGGCCTAACCATGCTCGTCGGCTTCGCTGCGGTCGGCGCGGGACTGCTCGTGTTCGGAGTGTCCCTCGCGAGCAGCTCAGGCAGCTTCTCCGGCGGCGCGGGCATCGCGACAGGTGCCGGCGCAGTCATCTTGGCGGTCGTCGTTTTCGTGGGCATCCGGGCAGCTATCACGCAGCGGCACCGGAATCGAGACGAGCATCCTGACCCGCGGAACCCCGCTGACAACTAGGCTTGACCGCGTGACTGAACCAACCGCATCCAGCCCCGAACTCACCGAGGGCGACATTGTCGAACTCACCGTCGGTGAAGTTGCCCACGGCGGCATTTTCGTCGCCCGCCACGACTCGGGCCGGGTGGTGTTCGTTTCGGACGCGTTGCCCGGCGAGCGCGTGCGCGCCGAGATCAGCGAGGTGAAGAAACGCTTCGCGCGCGCCGAGACGCTCGAGGTGCTCGACGCATCCAGCGAGCGGCTCGAACATGTCTGGCCCGAGGCCGACGTCTCGCGTGCTCCCGATGACCGCCCCGGCGGCGCCGAATTCGGCCACACTTCGGTGGCGTTTGGCCGCGAACTGAAACGTCGCGTCTTGGCGGATGCGCTCGCT
This DNA window, taken from Gulosibacter molinativorax, encodes the following:
- a CDS encoding Maf family protein, with protein sequence MRLILASTSPARLDVLRNAGIEPVVRPSSVDEDAVLASNGPLTPAETVLTLARAKALAVADGEERDAHDGLVLGGDSMFEIDGEIYGKPGSPEVARERWEMQRGRTGTLWSGHWLVDRTVDASGHVAADEGVGAVKSAEVTFVDDLSDYEIEQYISSGEPLWVAGAFTIDSLGGAFIERISGDPSTVIGISLPVVRNLTRQLGYDWPALWNRPGAAS